In Pan troglodytes isolate AG18354 chromosome 20, NHGRI_mPanTro3-v2.0_pri, whole genome shotgun sequence, the genomic window aaaaaaaaaaaaaaaaaaaaagatgtgggggagggtctcaccatgttgctcaggctggtctcgaactcctggcctcaagcaagtctcccactgtggcctcccgaggcgctgggatgacaggcgtcaGCCCCGCCTCCCTGAGGTTTCTGTCTGAGTCCTGCACCCCGGGCTGAGGCCTCTCTCTGTGTGCCCCGCCCCCACCGCAGGCGGAGGAAGCTATGGCCACCTACCGCACCTGCGTGGCCGACGCGAAGACGCAGAAGCAGGAGCTGGAGGATACCAAGGTGACGGCGCTGCGGCAGATCCAGGAGGTCATCCGGCAGAGCGACCAAACCATCAAGTCGGTGCGTGGGGTGCTCCGGCCGCCCGGGCGGGGATGGTGGACAGGGCGGCCTCCCACTGACCCCTCCGCTCTCCGGTGCCGCCCGCAGGCCACGATCTCCTACTACCAGATGATGCATATGCAGACGGCGCCGCTGCCCGTGCACTTCCAGATGCTGTGTGAGAGCAGCAAGCTGTATGACCCAGGCCAGCAGTACGCCTCCCACGTGCGCCAGCTGCAGCGGGACCAGGAGCCCGATGTGCACTACGACTTTGAGCCCCACGTCTCCGCCAACGCCTGGTACCGCCACCCAGCTGCTCTGTCCCCGGCGCACAAGGCCCTGCCTGGGAGCCGGGCTTCCCTCTGTCGGGGGCATGAAGATGAAGCTGTCTTGCCCCCCATCACCTCCCCTCCTTTTCCCGGTTTCTTCCACTAGGTCCCCCGTCATGCGTGCCCGGAAGAGCAGCTTCAACGTGAGTGATGTGGCGCGGCCCGAGGCTGCCGGGAGCCCCCCAGAAGAAGGCGGGTGCACTGAGGGCACACCTGCCAAGGACCACAGGGGTGAGTGTCCGGCGGGTCCCAGGGGCGGACGCTGGCTCCCTGCCACCCACCCTGGCCCTTCACCAGAGACGCCTCTTTCTCCAGCCGGGCGAGGACACCAGGTTCACAAGTCATGGCCGCTCTCGATCTCAGACTCGGACAGTGGGCTGGACCCCGGCCCTGGCGCAGGTGAGGGAGGCTCTCTGGCGGGCTGGGGTGTGGAGCTGCCGCCTCTCCTGGGCCTCAGGGTTTCATCACGCACCGGGGTGATGGAGGGGGCCCCCCTGGCTGGGGGAGTCTGAACAGTCCTGATTCCCGCCCAGGGGACTTTAAGAAGTTCGAGCGGACGTCATCCAGTGGCACCATGTCGTCCACGGAGGAGCTGGTGGACCCAGACGGTGGAGCCGGGGCTTCAGCCTTTGAGCAGGGTGAGGGTCCCCTGACGGGGCTGGAGAGAGAGGGGGGTTTGGACACAGTCCATGGGCCTGGCCCTGACCTGCCTTGGTGACACCGGCTGCCTGTGCTGCCCGCAGCTGACCTCAACGGCATGACCCCTGAGCTGCCGGTGGCCGTGCCCAGTGGACCGTTCCGCCACGAGGGGCTGTCCAAGGCGGCCCGTACTCACCGGCTCCGGAAGCTCCGCACGCCCGCCAAGTGCCGCGAGTGCAACAGCTACGTCTACTTCCAGGGTGCTGAGTGTGAAGAGGTGAGTGGGACGCCCCGACGGACAGCTGGGAGCCTTCGGGAGCCTTTGGGGTGCCCGGCACCGCCGGCCTGTGTGCCCTCAGCAAGGTCCGGCCCAGAGCAGGGAGCAGTCGGCCGCCTTTGGAAGGAAGCGAACGGAGGGAGTGGGGTGGGCTCCTTTAGTTTTGGGGGGCAGGGTTGGCTCTCTGAGGCAGCGAGGCAGGGGGCAGACCTGGAGGGTGAAGAGCCCAGGGGCTGTGGCCAGAAGACCTGGAGGGCAAAGGCCCTGGAGCTGTGTCCAGAAAACCAAGGGGCGGGAAGGAGAGGAGGCCACAGTGGCAGGCGGGATCACCCCTGGGGTGGAAGCCGCGAGCCACTGTCCAGCTTGTGTTTGCAGAAGCTGCCGTGTGGGGGCTGTGAGCGGCCCCGGGGAGGTGGGGTGGAGCCGCTGGGGGCTGCGCTGAGCTGGGCGCCCCGGGGCTGGGCTCACTCACTCTGGCCGCCCCCAGTGCTGCCTGGCCTGCCACAAGAAATGTCTGGAGACGCTGGCCATACAGTGCGGGCACAAGAAGCTGCAGGGCCGCCTGCAGCTGTTCGGCCAGGACTTCAGCCACGCGGCCCGCAGCGCCCCCGACGGCGTGCCCTTCATCGTCAAGAAGTGCGTCTGCGAGATCGAGCGGCGGGCGCTGCGCACCAAGGTGAGGCGGGGGAGGAGGCGGCTCACAGCGAGGAGGCGGGAGTGGGCCGAGGCTGATGGGCCTCCCCACCCGGGGCTCCCGCAGGGCATCTACCGGGTCAATGGGGTAAAGACGCGCGTGGAGAAGCTGTGCCAGGCCTTCGAGAACGGCAAGGAGCTGGTCGAGCTGTCGCAGGCCTCGCCCCACGACATCAGCAACGTCCTCAAGCTCTACCTGCGTCAGGTGAGACCCACCTGAGGTGGCCAGGCAGAGCCTGGAAGGGGCGTAGCCAGGCAGGAGGAGGCGGGGTGGGGGTCCGGGAGCTGGAGCAGGACTGAGCTGGAGCAGGACTGGCGCAAGCGGGGGCCTGGGGAGGACAGGGTGGGCGGGACAGTGcctggcagggcagggctgaggctgggggcGTGGTCACGGTAGGAGCGGGGCGGGGCCAGTTCTGCGCCGAGGCACGGACAGGGACAGGAGGGGCGGGGTGGGGCTTGGTCAGCACGTGGCAGGGGTGTGGCCACGGCAGAAGCTCACCTGACGCTGtgctggggcggggcgggggcggggctctGTGGGGCGTGGCCAGAGCAGGATGGGCGTGTTCAGCGCTTGGCAGGGACCCGTATGAGGCTAGGGGCGGGGCTGAGGCTAGACAAGTGCAGGGCTGGCGGTGGGGCCTGGGCTTGGTGGGGCGAGGCTGGGGCAGGGTGAGTGTGACCAGGGCTTGGCAGGGGCGCGGCTGGGGCCAGGGGCGTGGTCATCCCTGGGGAAGGGCGGGACTGGGGATAGGGGCGTGGTCATGTCTGGGGAAGGGCGGAGCTGGGCTGGGATGGGAGTGGGACCAGCACTTCGCAGGTGATGGGGAAGGGGTCAGACTATGCTGAGTAGAGCCGGAGCTCGTTAGGGTACCTGCAGGGCGGGGCACGCGTGGCCAGAGCGAGAAAGGGAGTGGAGCTGGGGGTGTGCCCCGGGTAGGAGGGGCAGGGCTCATGCTGGGCTGGGAAAGGGGACTGACGCCGCTCTGGGTGGAACCCGAGCTCGGCGGGGTGTGGCCAGTGCTTtgtgggggtggggctgaggctgggggcgTGGCAGGCACACGTGGGGGCTGGGCCAGGCCCACCAACACCTGCTGACCCTTGTTGACTCTGCACAGCTTCCCGAGCCGCTCATCTCCTTCCGCCTCTACCACGAGCTCGTAGGGCTGGCCAAGGACAGCCTGAAGGCAGAGGCCGAGGCCAAGGCGGCGTCCCGGGGCCGGCAGGACGGCTCGGAGAGCCAGGCAGTGGCGGTGGCCATGGCCGGTCGGCTGCGGGAGCTCCTGCGCGACCTGCCGCCTGAGAACCGGGCCTCGCTGCAGTACCTGCTGCGCCACCTACGCAGGTGAGTCCCGGCATATGGAGTGGAGGGCGCGGGGTCCCGGGAGCCGCTCAGCAcctggcccctgcccaccccGCAGGATCGTGGAGGTGGAGCAGGACAACAAGATGACCCCCGGGAACCTGGGCATCGTGTTCGGGCCCACGCTGCTTCGGCCACGGCCCACCGAAGCCACCGTGTCCCTCTCCTCCCTGGTGGATTATCCCCATCAGGCCCGCGTCATCGAGACTCTCATCGTCCACTACGGCCTGGTCTTCGAGGAGGAGCCGGAGGAGACCCCCGGGGGCCAGGTGAGGGTGTGGGCCTGACCAGGGCTGGCCACTCGGGGCTTGGGGAGCAGGGGGCGCTGCTGGGGACAGTCGTTGTCGGATGAAGCCCAAGGAACCACAGGGAGATAATTTTGTTTGGACAGGGTTGTTCGGGAGGCCTctgtctttttgtgtcttttaTGCAAAGAACTCAGCGAGGTCTGCATTGAATCTGGCAGAGGTGCAAAGGCTCTGCGGCCGCCCCTCCACTCTCCCTTGGGGCTGGCCTTGGGCCTCACCCTACACCTCCAGCTTCCTTCCCCGTTTTCCATCCCGGTGCTGCCTGCAGCCACAAGCTCCACGCTGGCCCGGTGTCCACAGCCTGCCCgagttgccactgcactccgccgCGAGGTCAATTCCCGgcttcagattttcttttctgggagttgtagtttcgctcctgttgctcaggctggagtgcaatggggcgatctcagcccaccacaacctccgcttcccaggttcaagcgattctcctgcctcagtctcccgtgtagctgggactacaggcgccggccaccacacccggctaagttttgtatttttaagagagatggggtttcacttggttggccaggctggtctcaaactgctgacctcaagtgatccgcaccccccttggcctcctgaagtgctgggattacaggtgtgagccactgcacgcggcGTCTCGTATTTTTTCAATCCATCTTCCCTGGGTGTTTAGGGGCTGCAGTTTCTCGGGTTTGCTCTTGGCTGAGGACAGACCGCCTGGGCAACAGCGGGTGTCAGTAGCAGTTACGGGCTGTGTGGGTGGGTTTGTTAATTTATAACATGGAAAATGGAGCCCCGGCCCCTCTCTGACTTCCGTTCTGCACTTGCAGGACGAGTCATCCAACCAGCGAGCCGAGGTAGTCGTCCAGGTGCCGTACCTGGAGGCGGGCGAGGCGGTGGTCTACCCCCTGCAGGAGGCGGCGGAGGACGGGTGCAGAGGTGTGTGGCTGCCCGAACGGCCCCAAGGGAGGCTGGCGTGTGCCACCCATGGGCGCACAGGTGCCATGACCTAGTTGTACACACGTGGCAGGGTCCATGGCGCAGCACATTCTGTGGATTTCGTCTGCCACGGAGACCACACCTATGAGCTACTCATTCATTTTCCTTTAACCGGCTGCAAAAACAGGCAAGGCAGTGCCTTTTGAGGTGCCTACCCCGCACTCAGAAACCAGTAACATGAACGGGGGGCTGATGCCTTGTAAGGCTCCAGGTGCACCAGGTCAGGCTAAGTGCCTTTCCTGCAGGAGCCCGTTTTTCTAGAGAAGGGCGTGGGGCTGGGAGTTTGACCCAGGTGGGGCCGGCACTACCCGTCAGAGGCAGCCGGCAGAGTGCCGCATCTAGTTACGGGACACCTGTGTTGTCTGtcttcacactgctgataaatacctgaggctgggcacggtgggtcacgcctgtaatcctagcactttgggaggacaaggcagatcacttgaggttaggagttcaagaccagcctgatcaacatggtgaaatcccgtctctactaaaaatacaaaaattagccaggtgtggtggagggcacctgtaatcccagctactcaggaggctgaggcaggagaatcgcttgaaccggggaggcagaggttgcagtgagccaagatcatggcactgcactccagcccaggcaagagagtgagactctgtctcaaaaagaaatacctgagactgggcaatttacaaaagaaagaggtttaatggagttacagttccatgtagctggggaggcctcacaatcatggcagaaaacaaagaggagcaagtcacatcttgcatggatggcagcaggcaaagggagAGCTTGTGTCAGGAAACTCCAGCTTTTagaccatcagatcttgtgaaacccACGTGCTATCACGGGAACAGCCCAGGAAAGACGCACCTCCAGGCTTCAACCATCCTCCACccgctccctcccacaacacgtgggaattatgggagctgcaagatgaggtttgggtggggacacggagccaGACCCTATCAACAcctctcccctttctccttccctgttTCTCCCCTTGTCTCTCTGTCCTCCTCCCCGCCATGTCTCTCCATCTGTCTGTCCCTCCCCttgtctctccccatctctcctgtctctccatctctcctgtctctccatctctctcctgtctctccatctctcgtctctccatctctctccccatctctcctgtctctccccatctctcctgtctctcccccatctctctctccatctctcctctctcctgtctctccccatctctctccccccatctctcctgtctctccccatctctctccccccatctctcctgtctctcccccctcccccatctctcctgtctctccccatctctctcccccatctctcgtctctccccatctctctcccccatctctcgtctctccccatctctctcccccatctctcctctctccccatctctcctgtctctctccccctctcctgtctctccctctctccccctctcctgtctctcccccatctctccgcatctctctccccctctctcctatctctccccatctcttgtctctccccatctcttgtctctccccatctcccctgtctctctctccccccctcctgtctctcccccatctctctctccccctctctcctgtctgtctctcccccatctctctctccccctctctcctgtCTGTCTCCCCCGCCATCTCCCTTTCTCAGAATCTCGAGTTGTGTCCAACGATTCGGACTCGGACCTAGAGGAGGCCTCCGAGCTGCTGTCCTCATCGGAGGCCAGTGCCCTGGGCCGCCTCAGCTTCTTGGAGCAGCAGCAGAGCGAGGCCAGCCTAGAGGCGGCTTCTGGCAGCCACAGCGGCAGTGAGGAGCAGCTGGAGGCCACAGCCCGGGAGGACGGGGACGGTGACGAGGACGGCCCGGCCCAGCAGCTCTCAGGATTCAACACCAACCAGTCCAACAACGTGCTGCAGACCCCACTGCCCCCCATGAGGCTCCGTGGCGGGCGGATGACGCTGGGCTCCTGCAGGGAGAGGCAGCCGGAATTCGTGtgagctggggtggggctgggaccacaggtggcttctctcttgcctgctccTGTCCCTCCAGCACGTCCCCTGCACCACGGCTTAGGTGCGCCGTCCTGGGGTCGCTGCCGAGAGCGCCTGGACTTCGACGTCCCACCAGCGGGCGCCTCCTCCCGGAGGCTTCCAGGAGCACGAGGGCCTTGGGGCACAGGACTGTGCCCTGTGCTCTCCCCTGCACCCCGGCTCAGCTGAGCTGGGGAACACTGCTGTCGTGTGAAGTCGCAGTGGCCTTGTTGGTGCCCACAGGGCTGTGTGGATGGAGGAAGCTGTCCCTGCGCAGTGCATCCCCCGGGTCATCACAGGGACGCAGGAGGCAGGCCCTGCCCCGCCCTCTCCTCACAGGTCTGTTGCAGGGACTCCAGAAACCATGCTGGGAGCCGTGGATGGGGGCGGAGCTGGGGTTTGGTGCAGTTTCCAGGGTGCAGTACAGCAGGGCCTGAATACTGGCCCTGGACTCCTTTTTCCAGAACACCAGGTGTGGCCACCTGGGGCTCAGGTACACAGTGGGGTCTCTCGGAAGCCACCGTGTAGTTCTTCCACAGGCACGTTTATTTTgctgaaataaaaagtttttaatcgGGTGTTTTCTGTGGCAGCTGCAAGCTTAGGAGGGGCCagggaggggacagagagagCCCCGTAGCGTGGCCCTGGGCCTCCCCCTACGGGAGGGATGTGTGAGGAAGGGAACCCCCCGCCATGGGGCCCCGCGAGGTGGGAGCCCGGGTGATTTTCACCACAGGCTGTGCAGACGGTCAGGCATCGAGTGACCTCGTCATGTCCACCTGCAGCCCAGGGCAGTCCAGGAAAACGTTCTAGATGACGGACGTGTCCCCCGGCTCTAAGGTTTCACATGTCAGCCCCACATGGCCACCAAGCACTGGAAACGTGGCCCATGCGCCTGtggaactgcattttttttttttttttgagacagggtgtgaccctgtggcccaggctggagtaggggagcacaatcgtagctcactgcagcctcggcctcctgggctcaaatgatcctccctcctcagcctcccaaagtgttgggattacaggtgtgagccactgtgcccaggtaatctttaagttttttgtagaggtggggggtttctctgtgttgcccgggctggtcttttaactcctgagctcaagcgatcctccacttcctgggttcaagtgattctcctgccttagctcccaagtagctgggattacaggcatgcgccaccatgcccaggtaatttttgtatttttagtagagacggagttttgccatgttggtcaggctgctttcgaactcccgacctcaggtgatccgcccacctcggcctcccaaagtgctgggattacaggcgtgagccaccgcgcccggccacctccAGAATTTTCTTatcttcccaaactaaaactGCACATGACACACactgtcccctccctcctccccagccccggGAACCCCCATCCTACTTCCAGTCTCTGACGACTCTAGCGACCTCCTAGGAGTGACATCAATGTTTGTCCCTTTGGGTCTGGCTTGCTTTGGccaagacaattttgaaaaaagtacATTTGGAGAGAAGGGGAAGCGTTGTCCCCATCACACACACCGTCCGCGGCCCGGGGATCTGGGGACCCTGCTGCACAGAACAGTGGGCGCGTTACAGACCACCGACCGCACGAGGGTGAATTACATcttaataaagctgctgtgagaGAACCACGTGGCTAGGTTAAACTTGGGCAGATGAGGCcttctgaaatcagacagtaAGCAAACGGGGAAGTAGAGCCAGATCCCAAACGTCTATACGAGGAACTGGCCGCAAACCACAGCTGCACAAGCCAGAGAACAACTCCACACCCTCACGGGAAGGGAAGAGACAGACACGCTCACGCCTTACCCAGGAGCACGAAGTGGAAGGGCAGGGCGAGGGCCTGGGGAGGCACTGACCCCTGAAGCCAGCGCGAGGAGGGCCCACCTGCCAAGCTGACCTCGTGTGCTTGGGTGAGGCAGGGCCACCTGCTGAAAACCTTGTTAGTCAGCCTGGTTTCTGTATCAAGCAAATTTATTTGCTCAAAACATCTTTACCATTTGAAAACACCCAACCTCCTACAACAACCGAGAACTCCAGAGCTGGCATCTCGCACCCTGGTGGCTTGAGCACGTGCACGGCTGTGAATGGAGTAAAGAGCCGAGGCCGGGCTGGGGCCGCCACGCATCAGGGCCCCCGAGGGAGGGAAGACGAGGGGTGGAAGGCCGAGGGCCCAGGAGGAAGCAGTGGCTGGTGGGAGACCCGGACCCCAAACCCCCAACAGAGGGGACCCAGCGTGGTCTGGGTGAAGACCCGGCACCAGCTGCCCCCAGGTGACCTCCCTCTGGGGGCCTTGTCCCTTCTGAGGCTGCATCTCGCACAAATCCACAGGTGAATGGGGCGGGCTGGGCCACAGGAAGCCTCACCCCAGGACGGGAGAACGTGGGTGGAGGCCACCTGCCTTGGGGAGTCCAGAGGAGCAGCGGCGGTGAGCTGGGGGGCCGGATTCTGGCAGGGCAGGGGCGTTCGTCCTGCAGGGATGGGGGTCGCTGTCTGTGTGTCTGCCTCTAGGGGCTGGGAAAGGGGGAGAGCGGTCACACAACAGGGGCAGATCCAGTGTGCCCAGGACAGCGCAACGCCCACCGAGCGTGACGGGGTGCGGGAGGCCTGGCGGGAGGAGGCCCAGGCCGCAGTGCAGGGGCCGGGCCCGAGCGTGACGGGGTGCGGGAGGCCTGGCGGGAGGAGGCCCAGGCCGCAGTGCAGGGGCCGGGCCCGAGCGTGACGGGGTGCGGGAGGCCTGGCGGGAGGAGGCCCAGGCCGCAGTGCAGGGGCCGGGCCCGAGCGTGACGGGGTGCGGGAGGCCTGGCGGGAGGAGGCCCAGGACAGCGCAACGCCCACCGAGCATGACGGGGTGCGGGAGGACTGGCGGGAGGAGGCCCAGGCCGCAGTGCAGGGGCCGGGCGGCTCCCTTGTGCCCAGCGGTCACACAGGCGTGGGCAGTCGCTCTGACCTCAAAGGAACCGTGCCAGCATCAGACCAGGCCGAGCCCCACCCCTGGGCTGAGTGTGAAGTGGGGCGGCCTGCAGGACAGCAGCTCGCCATGACCAGGGTCCAGGGGAAGCTGGGAGGCTCTCGCCATGGGCAGAGGCTGTCCCGCTCCTGAGACTCCGGCCAGTCCCTCCCAAGGCGCCCACTCAGGGAAGGGTTGGCCTGAAGCTGTGCCTCCTCTCTCAGCTCTGGGGTCTCTGGGCAGGTTTCTAAACCCTCTTCTGGAAAGTCCCGCCGCACAACTGCCCTGCAGGTGAACGTCTCCCGCTTCTAAGGTGGGTCAGCGGCGGCAGAGACGCACGCCCTGCGTACCAGGACTCTCCCGTCCAGGCGCACAGCCCCAAGAGCTGCAGCCTACGGTCGGGTGGGGTCTGGGGGTGTCCTGGGAGCGCCTGGTGGCCCAGCTGGGCTGGTGCTAGGAGGGGCTTGCTGCCGGACAAAGCAAGAACAGCCCTGCACACCGACAGAAGGGACGACACCCCTGCCTCTGACCCCACCTCAGTGCCTGTCCCTCGGCCGTCTCACCTGTCAGGCGGTAGCTACTGCACCAGCCGGTAGGTGATGTACCTGCCAGCCGTCTCACTGGGCCGGATGATCTTCACCACCTGCAGAGGCAGAGAGCAGGGGCTGCGAATGCTTGAGGGGTCTCACTGCAGTCACCAGACAGCAGGCGGGCAGCACACGGGCTGGGGATGGCCGGCAGGGGTCCGAGATGGCTGAACCCGGGCTGCGGGACCCGCTCCCTGGGAACCTGGGTCACGCTCTTCTCTGGGCCCAGTGGCCCTGGCTTTAAGAGGCGGATATTGGGGGTGTGGTCTCGAGGTCCCCTCCAGGCCCTGGGTCAAGGGGGAGGGGCTGTCGGGGAGGGACAGAAGCCCCCTTCTCCGAGTGGTCAGCTCAGAGCAGCCCCAGGGCCCCTTCTCCCCGCAGGGCTCACCTGCCCACGCTTTATCCCAAAGTAGCGCGCCACAGGGTCCCCCGCCTGGATCCTGGGCAGCTGGTTCTCTCGGAGCTTACTGCGAAGCAGCGTCAGGAAAATGCCAGACAGGGccgtggggggtgtgtgtggtgggggggaaCGCGGAAGTCTCGAGGgacagggaggggcagggccGGTGGGGCTGGAAAGGATACTATCGGGCCAGCAGCTCTGTCACCTCCTCCTTGGTCATGACGACATGCTCAGGGACCAGCTGCCGAGAGAGGAAGCCACCAGGCATCACCAAGGGCTGGTGAGACCCCACGTGGCTCCCAGGTGCCACCACAGCCCCTGCGCCTTCAGACGGACAAGAGCCCTGAACCCCACCCCGATCCCCGGCAGTCAGGgagcccacccaccccaccccggcTCCACAGGCGGGGGACGGAGTCACAGCTCCTGGGGCTTGAGGCAGATGGGCTGGGCACAGCCACCTCCTGCTGGGACTCCTCCTGTCTCAGCACTAGGGTCCCTCCACACTCCCAGCAGTCCCGATTCTACAGGCTGGGGTGGGCCTGGggatctgcattttttttttttttttttttttttttgagacggagtcttgctctgtctcccaggctggagtgcagtggcacaatctcggctccccgagtagctgggactacaggcgcctgccaccacgcctggctaattttttgtatttttagtagagacggggtttcaccgtgttagccaggatggtctggaactcctgacctcgtgatccgcccgcctcggcctcccaaagtgctgggattacaggcgtgagccaccgtgcccggccgggatCTGCATTTCTAGGAAGCTCCCGGGTTCGGCTGCTGCAGGCCCAGGGCCACCCTTTGAGAACCCTGTCCTCCATGCACTAATAGGAACACCTGCCCTGGGCCCCAGATCCCACATCTTCCTGGCCACCCACAAACGCCGCATCTCTGCCGGCCCCATGCAGGCGGGACTCCGCGGCGCGCGCCCACCTCGTGCTCCGTGATGTTGATGAGCAGCTCCTGCTGCAGAAACTGCTCCAGGATGTACTTGGGGGCCATGTCGATCAGGGACTGCAAGAGAGCGGCTCTCAGGCACGGCCCGGAGGGGCCCAGACAACCCTAACCTCACTTCCTGCCTCAAGCTACCTGGGGCTTACTCGTGTGCCCCAACAACACACCCACGTCATGAATCAGAAAACCCCACCGCCAGCCCAGGAGCCTTGAACAGCCcgcccccctccccagcctctctgctCATCGAGGGCATCCTGTCACGAGCAGTGATGAGGCTGTGGAAACTCGGATGTGTTTCCATCCATCACATGCTTCCAGGGGCGGCCCTCAGAGCTGGCAGGGCGACCTCTTCCCCATACAGGGGTGCTGCTCTGTGTGGCTGCGTGAACCCCGCAGCTGGTG contains:
- the ARHGAP45 gene encoding rho GTPase-activating protein 45 isoform X10, translated to MLGRRLGARASYSPYRAGRQGPQQRGRDPGIRLTELPRKDGADAVFPGPSLEPASGSSGVKATGTLKRPTSLSRHASAAGFPLSGAASWTLGRSHRSPLTAASPGELPTEGAGPDVVEDISHLLADVARFAEGLEKLKECVLHDDLLEARRPRAHECLGEALRVMHQIISKYPLLNTVETLTAAGTLIAKVKAFHYESNNDLEKQEFEKALETIAVAFSSTVSEFLMGEVDSSTLLAVPPGDSSQSMESLYGPGSEGTPPSLDDCDAGCLPAEEVDVLLQRCEGGVDAALLYAKNMAKYMKDLISYLEKRTTLEMEFAKGLQKIAHNCRQSVMQEPHMPLLSIYSLALEQDLEFGHGMVQAVGTLQTQTFMQPLTLRRLEHEKRRKEIKEAWHRAQRKLQEAESNLRKAKQGYTQRCEDHDKARFLVAKAEEEQAGTAPGAGSTATKTLDKRRRLEEEAKNKAEEAMATYRTCVADAKTQKQELEDTKVTALRQIQEVIRQSDQTIKSATISYYQMMHMQTAPLPVHFQMLCESSKLYDPGQQYASHVRQLQRDQEPDVHYDFEPHVSANAWSPVMRARKSSFNVSDVARPEAAGSPPEEGGCTEGTPAKDHRAGRGHQVHKSWPLSISDSDSGLDPGPGAGDFKKFERTSSSGTMSSTEELVDPDGGAGASAFEQADLNGMTPELPVAVPSGPFRHEGLSKAARTHRLRKLRTPAKCRECNSYVYFQGAECEECCLACHKKCLETLAIQCGHKKLQGRLQLFGQDFSHAARSAPDGVPFIVKKCVCEIERRALRTKGIYRVNGVKTRVEKLCQAFENGKELVELSQASPHDISNVLKLYLRQLPEPLISFRLYHELVGLAKDSLKAEAEAKAASRGRQDGSESQAVAVAMAGRLRELLRDLPPENRASLQYLLRHLRRIVEVEQDNKMTPGNLGIVFGPTLLRPRPTEATVSLSSLVDYPHQARVIETLIVHYGLVFEEEPEETPGGQDESSNQRAEVVVQVPYLEAGEAVVYPLQEAAEDGCRESRVVSNDSDSDLEEASELLSSSEASALGRLSFLEQQQSEASLEAASGSHSGSEEQLEATAREDGDGDEDGPAQQLSGFNTNQSNNVLQTPLPPMRLRGGRMTLGSCRERQPEFV
- the ARHGAP45 gene encoding rho GTPase-activating protein 45 isoform X2, translating into MSRGQRVLKGLLGWVCTWTRAWRARLGARGCGLHVLCPRDLPLPPEELPRKDGADAVFPGPSLEPASGSSGVKATGTLKRPTSLSRHASAAGFPLSGAASWTLGRSHRSPLTAASPGELPTEGAGPDVVEDISHLLADVARFAEGLEKLKECVLHDDLLEARRPRAHECLGEALRVMHQIISKYPLLNTVETLTAAGTLIAKVKAFHYESNNDLEKQEFEKALETIAVAFSSTVSEFLMGEVDSSTLLAVPPGDSSQSMESLYGPGSEGTPPSLDDCDAGCLPAEEVDVLLQRCEGGVDAALLYAKNMAKYMKDLISYLEKRTTLEMEFAKGLQKIAHNCRQSVMQEPHMPLLSIYSLALEQDLEFGHGMVQAVGTLQTQTFMQPLTLRRLEHEKRRKEIKEAWHRAQRKLQEAESNLRKAKQGYTQRCEDHDKARFLVAKAEEEQAGTAPGAGSTATKTLDKRRRLEEEAKNKAEEAMATYRTCVADAKTQKQELEDTKVTALRQIQEVIRQSDQTIKSATISYYQMMHMQTAPLPVHFQMLCESSKLYDPGQQYASHVRQLQRDQEPDVHYDFEPHVSANAWSPVMRARKSSFNVSDVARPEAAGSPPEEGGCTEGTPAKDHRGECPAGPRGGRWLPATHPGPSPETPLSPAGRGHQVHKSWPLSISDSDSGLDPGPGAGDFKKFERTSSSGTMSSTEELVDPDGGAGASAFEQADLNGMTPELPVAVPSGPFRHEGLSKAARTHRLRKLRTPAKCRECNSYVYFQGAECEECCLACHKKCLETLAIQCGHKKLQGRLQLFGQDFSHAARSAPDGVPFIVKKCVCEIERRALRTKGIYRVNGVKTRVEKLCQAFENGKELVELSQASPHDISNVLKLYLRQLPEPLISFRLYHELVGLAKDSLKAEAEAKAASRGRQDGSESQAVAVAMAGRLRELLRDLPPENRASLQYLLRHLRRIVEVEQDNKMTPGNLGIVFGPTLLRPRPTEATVSLSSLVDYPHQARVIETLIVHYGLVFEEEPEETPGGQDESSNQRAEVVVQVPYLEAGEAVVYPLQEAAEDGCRESRVVSNDSDSDLEEASELLSSSEASALGRLSFLEQQQSEASLEAASGSHSGSEEQLEATAREDGDGDEDGPAQQLSGFNTNQSNNVLQTPLPPMRLRGGRMTLGSCRERQPEFV